GCCGGTGGTCGGACGCAGGCCGACCACGCCGTTGGTCGCGGCGGGCCAGCGCGCCGAGCCGGTGGTGTCGGTCGCGATCCCCACCGGCGCGTAGCCGGCCGCGACACCGACGGCGGTGCCGCTGGACGAGCCGGCCGGGCTGTAGGCGAGGTTGTGCGGATTGCGCGTCTGCCCGCCCAGCGAACTCAGCGCCGGCCCCGAGGCCAGCTCGCTCAGGTTGACCTTCGCCAGGATGATGGCGCCCGCCTCGCGCAGCCGCGCGACCACCGCCGCGTCCGCATACGGCACCGCGCCGCGAAGGCCGTAGAAGCCGAGCGTGGTGGGGAGATCGCCGGTGTTGATGTTGTCCTTGAGCAGCACCGGAATGCCGTGCAGCGGCGAGCGGCGTCCGCTGGCGCGGCGCTCGGCATCCAGCGCGCGGGCCTGCTCCAGCGCGTGCGGGTTGAGGCTGATGACCGCATGCAGTTGCGGATCGTAGGCCTGGATCCGCGCCAGCGACAGCGCGACCAGCCGCTCCGAACTCAAGGCGCCGCTGTCGATCGCGCGGTTGATCTCGGCGATGCTCGCCGTCTGCAGGTCGAACCGGCGCGGCGCCTGGTCGTGCGCCGCGGCGACGCTCCACAGCAGCGCGAGCGCCGCCAGGCCGACACGGTAGGAAAGCCTCATTTCGCCGCCTCTGCGTTTGTCGCCATGCTCGGAATGACCTGTTGTGCGATGCCGCGCCAGGCGTCGCGACCTGCCGCTATTGTTGCCCGGCCGCCAGCCAGGCCGTGAGCTGCGCGAGATCGAACGGCCACTGCAGTTCGCGACCCGCCGCATCGCGCAGCACCGGCACCCGCTCGCCGTAGCGCGCTTCCAGCGCCGCGTCGCCGTCGATGAACACGCTTTCCAGGTCGCCGGCGCGCGCCTGCGCCAGGACCGTCAGTGCCAGGTCGCACAGGTGGCAATCGTCGCGCTGGTACAGGGTCAGGGACAGCGCGGCGGCTCCGATGCTGCGCTGCGGGCGTCCGCAGCAGGCCAGGGGCATAGAATAGACGGTCTTTGGCCTACCACCTCTCCGGCACGCATGGCTGTCAGCACCTTCGACCTGTTCAAGATCGGCATCGGGCCGAGCTCCTCGCATACCGTGGGGCCGATGCGCGCGGCCGAGCGCTTCGTGCACCGCTGGCTGCTGGATCCGGGCCGACTGCACGAGGTGGTGCGGATCCGTGCCGAGGTGTTCGGCTCGCTGGCGCTGACCGGGCGCGGCCACGGCACCGACAAGGCGGTGCTGCTCGGACTGGAAGGGCAGCGCCCGAACCTGATCGACCCGGACATCATCCCGAGCACGCTCGAACGCATCCGCAGCAGCAAGCGCATCAACCTGATGGGCCAGCACAGCATCGCCTTCGACGAGAAGCGCGACCTGGCGCTGAACAAGCGCCAGAAGCTGCCGTACCACACCAACGGCATGCGCTTCACCGCCTACGCCGCTGACGAGCAGGTGATCGCCACGCGCGACTATTACTCGGTCGGCGGCGGCTTCGTGGTCAACCAGGACGACGCCGCCGACGACCGCATCGTCGCCGACGAGACCCCGCTGCCCTACCCGTTCAAGAGCGGCGACGAACTGCTGGCGCAGGCCGCGCGCAGCGGCCTGAGCATCGCCGCGCTGATGTTCGAGAACGAGAAATGCTGGCGCAGCGAGGACGAGATCCGCGCCGGCCTGCGCGAGCTGTGGAACGCGATGCAGGCCTGCGTGGCGCGCGGCATCCGCGAGGAAGGCACCCTGCCCGGCGGCCTGCACGTGTCGCGGCGCGCGCCGGCGCTGTACCGCGAGCTGTCGTCCAAGCCGGAGGCGGCGATGCGCGATCCGCTGACCACGCTGGACTGGGTCAACCTGTACGCGCTGGCGGTCAACGAGGAGAACGCCGCCGGCGGGCGCGTGGTCACCGCGCCGACCAACGGCGCGGCCGGGATCATCCCGGCGGTGCTGCACTACTTCGACCGCTTCTGCCCGGGCAGCGACGAGCAGCGCATCTTCGACTTCCTGCTGACCGCCGCGGCGATCGGCATCCTGTACAAGGAAAACGCCTCCATCTCCGGCGCCGAGGTCGGTTGCCAGGGCGAGGTCGGCGTGGCCTGCTCGATGGCCGCCGGCGGCCTGGTTGCCGCGCTCGGCGGCAAGCCGGGGCAGATCGAGAACGCCGCCGAGATCGGCATGGAACACAATCTCGGCCTGACCTGCGACCCGATCGGCGGGCTGGTGCAGATCCCGTGCATCGAGCGCAACGCGATGGGCGCGGTGAAGGCGATCAACGCCAGCCGCATGGCCATGCGCGGCGATGGCAAGCACAAGGTGTCGCTGGACAAGGTGATCCGCACCATGCGCGACACCGGCCGCGACATGCAGGACAAGTACAAGGAAACCAGCCGCGGCGGGCTCGCGGTGAACGTGATCGAGTGCTGAGCTGATGCCCGCGGCGCGGCCTGCATGCACCAGCGGGGCGCGCGGGGCGTACCTGCGAACGCGGCAAGCCGGCGCCGGCGGCGTCCAGTCCACGGCATCGGCGCGCCCCCTAGCGCGCACGACCGCGTCCCCCGCGCCAGGCCTGCGCGGATGAATCGCCTCGCCGCGGCGGTCGCGATCGCCACGGCGCAGGCGTTTGCTGCAGTGCGGATAAAGATCCGCGCACCAGCGCCGATAGCGACTGTGACGACCCGCCGATTCGGCACTGGAATGCTCTTGCAGTCCCACCCCGCTTCCTGCTGCACCCGTGCGCTGCAGCTGGCCATGCTCCTGGGAGCGTGGTGCTCGCTCGTGCCGACGGCGGCCGCCCTGCAGCCGGACAAGCAGTTCAACCACTACGAAAGCCAACGCTGGGGCCTGGAACAGGGGCTGCCGCAGCTGAGCGTGCAGGCCTTCGCGCAGGACCGGCAGGGCTACCTGTGGATCGGCACGATGAGCGGGCTGGCGCGCTTCGACGGCGTGCGCATGACCACCTTCGGCGAGAAGGCGCCGGCGCACCTGCCCGGCCCGATGATCAAGGCCTTGCACGTGGATCCCAGTGGCGACCTGTGGATCGGGACCTACCGCGGGTTGGCGCGCTACCGCGACGGGCGCTTCAGCAACCTGCTGCCGCAGGATCCGCAGTCGCCGCTATTGAACATCGAAGCGATCGCGGTCGACGCGCAGGGCACGGTGCTGGTCGCGGCGCAGGACGGCGTCTACGCCGTGGTCGGCGACCGCCTGCGCCTGCGCCATCGCATCGCCGACGGTGCCTATGCCCTGCTGCCACGCGGCCGCGAGCTGTGGGTCGGCACGCGCGGCGCCGTGCTGCGTTTCGCCGCCGATGACGACGACGCGCCGCTGCCGCTGCCGGCGGACGCGCGCGAGTCGCCGGTACGGCAGTTGCTGGACGCGCAGGGACGGCTGTGGGCGGGCAGCCGCGACGGCCTGCTGTTCCGCCGCGATGGCCGCTGGCAGCGCCTGCCCGGCGACCCGGCGCTGACCCGGCGCGCGGTGGAAGCGCTGTTCCAGGACAGCGACGGCAACCTGTGGGTGGGCCTGCCCGGCTACCTGCTGCGCGTGCGCGACGGCGGCATCGTCGAGCAGTACGCCGAAGGCAACCAGGACGCCGGCGCCAGCGCGATCTTCGAAGATCGCGAGCGCAACCTGTGGCTGGGCAGCCGCTGGAAGGGCGCGACCCGCCTGTGGAACGGCTGGACGCGCCGCTACAGCAGTTACGAAGGCCTGGCCGACCCACTGGTGTGGACCCTGGCGCGCGATCCCGACGGGTCGCTGTGGGTCGGCACCGGCAGCGGCCTGGCGCGGCTGCGCGATGGCCGCTACCAGCAGGTCCTGAGCCGCGAACAGCTGCCCGCCGATGTCCCCTACACCTTGCTGGCCGAACCCGGCCAGCTGTGGATCGGCACCCGCCGCGGCGCCGTGCTGTACCGCAACGGGCGCGCCACGCTGCCGCCGCTGCTGGCGCCGCTGCGCGAACTGCAGATCAGCGGCATCGTCCGCGACCGCGCGCAGCGCCTGTGGTTCGCCAGCAGCGACGGCCTGTTCCGCAGCGACGGCAGCCGCCTGCATCGCTACGGCACCAGCGATGGCCTGCGCGACCCGCGCATCCGCCTGGTCCACGAGACCGGCGACGGCCGCCTGCTGGTCGGCACCCAGGCCGGCCTGTACGAATTGCGCGGCGAGCGCCTGGTGTCGCTGGCCGACGCCGGCTCGGCGCTGGCCGACGCCGACGTCACCGCCGTGCACGAATTGCCCGGCGGGCAGTGGGTGGTCGGCACGCTGTCGGAACAGCTGTGGGTGTTCGACGGCAAGCGCTGGACCATGTTCGACGAACGCGACGGGCTGCCCGACAACGCCGCGTTCTTCATCGCCGACGACGGCCACGGCAGCCTGTGGGTGGCGGGCCTGCGCGGCGTCTACCGGATGCCGTTGGCGAGCCTGCTCAAGCGCATCGAGGTGCCGGCCACGCCGTTGCAGGCCGAGCTGCTGCTCAACGAGCGCGGCGAGCGCCATGGCGGCGTGCAGGGCCTGTGCTGCAACGGCGCCGGCAACGGCAAGGGCTTCATCGACAACGGCACGCTGTGGCTGCCCAGCCGCGACGGCGTGGTGAGCATGGACACCGCCGGCATCGTCAAGAATCCGGTGGCGCCGCAGCCGGTGGTGGAACGCGTCCGCGCGCAGGGCCGCTGGCTGGCGCCGCAGGCGCTGCGCGAGGCGCCGCTGCCGGCGCAGGCGCGCGACCTGGATTTCGAATTCACCGCCGCCTCGTTCCAGGCCCCGGAGAACGTGGAACTGCGCTACCGCCTGCTCGGCTACGACACCCGCTGGCGCACCCTCGACGACCTCCGCCAGCGCGTGGCGACCTATACCAACCTGCCCGGCGGCGATTACGTGTTCGAAGTCACCGGCAGCAACAACGCCGGCATCTGGGCGCAGGCCCCGGCGCGGCTGCCGCTGCGCATCCGGCTGCGTTTCCAGGAGACGCTGTCCTACAAGCTGCTGCTGGGGCTGGGCCTGCTGGCGCTGCTGCTGCTCGGCATCCGCATGGCGCGCCTGGTCAACCAGCGTCAGCGCGCACAGCTGGAACGGCAGGTGCACAAGCGCACCGAAGCGCTGCAGGCGGCCAACCAGCGCCTGCAGGAAGCCAGCTTCACCGACGACCTGACCCAGCTGCGCAACCGCCGCTACCTGTCGCTGCACATTCCCAGCGACATCGCGCTGTACCGGCGCATGGCCGCCAATGACCAGGACATGCTGTCCTCGGGCATGCTGTTCGCGCTGATCGACATCGACCATTTCAAGGCGATCAACGACAGCGGCGGCCACCACACCGGCGATGCGGTGCTGCAGCAGATGGCGCAGCTGCTGGTCAAGCTGACCCGCGAAAGCGACTACGTGGTGCGCTGGGGCGGCGAGGAATTCCTGCTGGTGCTGCGCTCGGCGCCGCGCGAGAACCTGACCGTGGCCGCCGAGCGCCTGTGCCGGGCGATCGCCGCACACCGCTTCACCCTCGATCACGGCCGCCAGGGTCAGGTCACCTGCTCGATCGGCCTGGCCGAATTCCCGTTCGTGCACGATCCCGACAGCCGCCTGGGCTGGGAACAGTTGCTGATCCTCGCCGACCGCGCGCTGTACCAGGCCAAGGCCAAGGGCCGCAACGGCTGGGCCGCGTACCGGCCGGCGCTGGGCACGCAGGCCGAGCAGGTGCTGGCGGCGTTGCAGGAGCCGGCCGAGCGCATGCAGCACCACGCCTGCCTGAGCCTGGTGCACGGCAACTGCTGAGCCGCGTTGACGCCCCGCGTGCGCGGCGTGGGCTAGAGTCGCCGCGTCCCCCGCAGGTTCTCCCACCGCATGCGCCGACCCCTTTCGTTCCTCGCCGCGCTCGCCGCCGCCTCCCTGTTGCTGCCATGCCATGCCGCCACCCCGGCGCGCTATGGCCCGCAGTTGGAAGGCTTCGACTATCCCTCGAAGGTCGCGCACTACGCCCTCGTCTCGCAAGGTCAGTCCCTGCAGATGGCCTACCTGGACGTGGCGCCGACCGGCACGCCCAATGGCCGTACCGCGGTCCTGCTGCACGGCAAGAACTTCTGCGCCGCGACCTGGGAAGACACCATCGCGGCGCTGAGCGCGCACGGCTACCGGGTGATCGCGCCGGACCAGATCGGCTTCTGCAAGTCGAGCAAGCCGGCGGCCTACCAGTTCTCGTTCGCGCAGTTGGCGGCCAACACGCACGCGCTGCTGGAGCACCTCGGCATCGCCCGCGCGGTGGTGGTCGGGCACTCGATGGGCGGCATGCTGGCGATCCGCTATGCGCTGATGTATCCGCAGGCCACCGACCACCTGGCCCTGGTCAATCCGATCGGGCTGGAAGACTGGAAGGCGCTCGGCGTGCCCTGGCAAAGCGTGGACGCGTGGTACCGAAGCGAACTGAAGACCGACTTCGACAGCATCAAGAACTACCAGCTGCGCACCTACTACGCGGGCCAGTGGAAACCCGAATTCGAACGCTGGGCGCGCATGCAGGCCGGCATGTATGCCGGCCCCGGCAAGCAGGCGGTGGCCTGGAACCAGGCGCTGACCTACGACATGGTGTTCAACCAGCCGGTGGTCTACGAACTGCCGCAACTGAAGGTCGCCACCACGCTGCTGATCGGCCAGAAGGACACCACCGCGATCGGCAAGGCGCTGGCGCCGGAGGCGGTGAAGGCGCAGCTCGGCGACTACCCCGCCCTCGGCAAACGTGCAGCGGCGGCAATCCCCGGCGCCAGGCTGATCGAATTCGCCGAACTGGGCCATTCGCCGCAGGTGCAAGACCCGCAGCGCTTCAACGCCGCATTGCTGGACGCGCTGTCGCACTGACCCGTGCGGCCCGCCGGGCCGCTGCACGGATCCGCCCATTCCATGCCATGCGCCGCTGCGTCGTCCGACCCAGCGGCGCACAGCGCTTGCGCCCTGCAGCATGGCAGGCGCCATCGACTGCCTGCGCGAGCCCGCGGAACCAACGTTGTCACCCATTACTGAGATAGCCACCCCGATTGTTCAGCGCGGGGAATTGACAACGTTATCACCGCATCCGACGGTCCGTTCTCCAGCACGTCCGCACGACCCCGGTCGCGCCCAGGCGTGCTGGAAAGCAGCGCGTACAGGGGGAAAGGTCCGGCTGCCCCGGAAACGCAGGAACCACATCGCACAGGACAGGAGGTTTCACCATGAACGTGAAATTCGCTCTACCGTGGCTGTTGTGCTGTACCGCCCTCGTCGGATTCGCGCCCCAGCTACGCGCGCAGTCGGTGTCGTGCAGCGGAATCGCCGCCTGGGACGCGGCCAAGATCTACCAGAGCGGCGACAAGCTGGTGTTTCAGGGCAAGCTGTACCAGGCCACCACGCAGATATGGAACGCCGCGCCCACCTATTGCACCAGCTGCGGCTGGTACCAGGAACTGGGCACCTGCAGCACCACCGCCAACCAACCGCCGAGCGTGGCCCTGAGCGCGCCGGCCAGCGGCGCCAGCTTCGCCAGCGGCGCCGCGATCACCGTATCGGCGAATGCCGCGGATGCCGATGGCAGCATCGCCAAGGTCGAGTTCTTCCGCGGCGGCACCTCGCTGGGCAGCGACGCCAGTTCGCCGTACAGCGTCACCTGGAACAACGCCAGCGCCGGCAGCCACCAGCTCACCGCCGTGGCGACCGACAACCAGGGTGCGACCGCCACCTCCGCGGCCCGCGGCATCACCGTCACCGGCACCCCGCCCACCGACACCACCGCACCGAGTGTGCCGACCGGCCTGGCCTCGGCCACGCAGACCAGCAGCAGCGTCACCCTGTCGTGGAACGCGGCCAGCGACAACGCCGGCGGCAGCGGCATCGCCGGCTACCGCGTGTACCGCAACGGCACGCTGGTCGGCTCGCCCACCGGCACCGCCTACACCGACTCGGCGCTGGCCGCCGACACCAGCTACAGCTACCAGGTCGCCGCACGCGACAACGCCGGCAACGCCTCGGCCAACAGCGCGGCGCTGAGCGTACGCACCAGGCCGGCCGGCAATGGCGGCGGCAAGCGCGTCATCGGCTACTTCGTGCAGTGGGGCATCTACGGCCGCAACTACCAGGTCGCCGACATCGAGAAGAGCGGCTCGGCCAACTACATGACCCACATCAACTACGCCTTCGGCAACGTGCGCAACAACCGCTGCGAAGTGGGCGTGGTGCAGCCGTCCGATCCCAACACCGGCGCCGGCGGCGACGCGTTCGCCGACTACACCAAGGCGTTCGCGGCCGCGCAGAGCGTCGATGGCGTGGCCGATACCTGGGACCAACCGCTGCGCGGCAACTGGAACCAGCTGAAGAAGCTCAAGGCCAAGCATCCGGGCCTGAAGGTGCTGATCTCGCTCGGCGGCTGGACCTGGTCGCGCGGTTTCGCCAGCGCCGCACGTCCGGAGAACCGCCAGGCCTTCGTGGCCTCGTGCATCGACGCCTACATCCGCGGCAACCTGCCGGTCACCGACGGCGCAGGCGGCGCGGCGGCCGCGGCCGGCGTGTTCGACGGCATCGACATCGACTGGGAATATCCCAACGCCTGCGGCCTCAGCTGCGGCAGCGCCGAGGATCGGCAGAACTTCACCGCGCTGCTGGCCGAGTTCCGGCGCCAGCTCAACGAGGTCCGCTCCGGCCTGCTGCTGACCGTGGCGGTCGGCGCCGGCGTGGACAAGATCCGCGCGACCGATCCGGCGCAGTACCACCCGTCGCTGGACTACATCAACGTCATGACCTACGACTTCCATGGCGCGTTCGAGCCGACCACCAACCACCACTCGGCGCTGTTCGATTCGCCGGCCGACCCGTCCACCGGCGATCAGCGCTACTACAACAGCAACGACGCGATGCAGGCGTTCCTGGATGCCGGCGTGCCCGCGGCCAAGCTCAACCTCGGCATCGGCTTCTACGGGCGCGGCTGGAGCAACGTGCCCAACGTCAACAACGGCCTGTACCAGAGCGGCAGCCCGGCGCCCGGCACCTACGAGGCCGGCATCGAGGACTACAAGGTCCTGAAGAACGCGGCCGGCACCTCGCATACCGACAGTGCCGCCGGCGCGCACTGGAAGTACAACGGCAGCACCTTCTGGAGCTACGACACGCCCGGCGTGATCACCCAGAAGATGGGCTACGTGAAGGCGCAGGGCCTGGGTGGTGCCTTCTTCTGGGAGTTCAGCGGCGACGCGCCGCAGGCGGAACTGGTCAAGGCGGTCAGCAACGGCCTGCAATAGGCGGCGCAGCGACGCCATCCAGCAAACGAAACGCCGGCGCAAGCCGGCGTTTCTCTTTGCGCGTCCCGACACGGGGCCGGACGCCGTCGCGGTGCACGCAATCGCTCAGTCGGCGGCGATGCGCAACACGTCGTCGAGCAATGCGGCCGCGGTCACCTCGGCGCCGGCACCCGGGCCCTGGATCAACAACGGCTGCTGCAGGTAGCGGTCGCTGTGCAGCGCGACGCGGTTGTCGGTGCCGGCGCCGCTGGCCAGCGGATGGTCCAGCGGCAATGCGCGCAACGCCACCGACGCGCCGTGCGCATCGAAACGGCCGACGAAGCGCAGGCAGGCGCCGTTCGCGCTGGCCTGCGCCAGGCGCGCGGCCAACGGCGCATCCAGCGCCGACAGCGCCGCGTCCAGCTCGCTCGGCGCAGCCGCGGCCAGCGCCGGCGGCAGCAGCGACTCCACCTGCACCTGCTCGGCGCGCAGCGGCAGCCCGGCAGCGCGCGCCAGGATCAGCAGCTTGCGGCGCACGTCCTCGCCGGACAGATCCTCGCGCGGATCCGGCTCGGTATAGCCGGCCGCCGCCGCTTCGCGCACGCAGTCCGAAAACGCCTGTGTGCCGTCGTAACGATGGAACAGCCACGCCAGCGACCCCGACAGCACGCCCTCCACCGCATGGATATGGTCGCCGCCGGCGACCAGCGCGCGCAGGCTGCTCAGCAGCGGCAGGCCGGCGCCGACCGTGGCGCTGTCGCCGTAGTGGGTGGCGCCTGCATGCCGCGCCGCCTCGATCTGTTGCGCGCGCTCCAGCGCCGCGCCGCGCCCGAGCTTGTTCGCGGTGACCACGTGCACGCCGCGCGCCAGCCACTGCGCATGCCGCTGCGCGACCGCGTCGCTGGCGGTGGCGTCGACCAGCACGTCGCCACGGCGCAGCTCGTCCGCCGCGAGGTCGTGCGCTCGCGTGCCGCGCGGCGCGGCGTTGGCCGCGTCCAGCGCGTGCGCGCTGGCATTGGGCAGGCACGCCTGGCGCGTGCGCGAATTGGCCAGCCAGGCGAAGGCCGGCAGGCCCGCACGCCGCTGCTGCAAGGCCTGGTAGCGCGCGACGAAGGCGCGGCCGACGGTGCCGGTGCCGAGCAAGGCCAGCTGCGGCGCATGCGGCGCCGACTCGGCGCGCAACCGCGGCGCAAGCGCGTCGTCGGCGAGGCGGCTCACGCGTCCACCCGTTTGCGCGCCACCGCCTCGCTGGCCTGCTGCGCGCGCAGCAGACCGGCCTGCAGGTCGGCGACCAGGTCCGCACTGGACTCGATGCCCACCGACAGGCGCAGCAGGCCGTCGCCGATGCCGGCATTGGCGCGCGCCTCGGCGGTCATCGCCGCATGCGTCATCGACGCCGGATGCGCCACCAGGCTCTCGACCCCGCCCAGCGATTCGGCCAGGGTGAAATAGCGCAGGCCATCGACGAAGGCGCGCACCTCGGCTTCGCCGCCGGCCAGCTCGAAGCTGATCATCGCGCCGAAGCCCTGCTGCTGCCGCGCCGCGACCGCGTGGCCCGGATGCGTGGCCAGGCCCGGGTAGTAGACCTGGCTGACCGCCGCGTGCCCGTCCAGCAGCGCCACCACCGCCTGCGCGTTCTCCTGGTGCACGCGCAGGCGCGCATCCAGCGTGCGCAGGCCGCGCAGGGTCAGGAACGCATCGAACGGCGAACCGGTCAGGCCCAGCGCGTTCGCCCACCACACCAGCTGCTGGTGCAGCTCGGCATCGGCGGCGATCACCGCGCCGCCGACCACGTCGCTGTGGCCGTTGACGTACTTGGTGGTGGAGTGGATGACGACGTCGGCGCCGAACGCGATCGGCTTCTGCAGCGCCGGCGACAGGAAGGTGTTGTCGACCACCGCCAGCGCGCCGGCCTTGTGCGCGGCATCGATGACGAAGCGCAGGTCGGTGATGCGCAACAGCGGGTTGGACGGGGTCTCGATCAGCACCAGCTTCGGCGCCTGCGCCAGCGCCTCGGCCAGCGAGCGCGGATCGGTCAGGTCGGCGGTGATCAGGTCGAAATGGCCCTTCTTGGCCAGCGCGTTGAACAGCCGCCAGCTGCCGCCGTACGCATCGTGCGGCACCACCAGCTTGTCGCCCGGCTGCAGCAGCGCGTTGAGCACCAGGTTGATCGCGCCCATCCCGGTGGCAGTGATGACGCCGCCGGCGCCGCCTTCCAGTTCCGCCAGCGCTTCGCCGAGCAGGTCGCGGGTCGGGTTGCCGCTGCGCGTGTAGTCGTACTGGCGCTTGTTGCCGAAGCCGTCGAAGCTGAAGTTCGACGACAGCACGATCGGCGGGGTCACCGCGCCGTAGGCGGTATCGCGGTCGATGCCGGCGCGCACCGCGGCGGTGGCGGCGCTACAGGGCAGATCGTTGTCGTGGGCAGTGCTCATGCGGTAGCTCCGGTGGGGCGAAGGGCGGTGACGAGGATCGCGTCGATGCGGTCGGTTTCTTTCAGGAAGGCGTCGTGGCCGTACGGCGAGCGCAGCACGCGCAGGCTGCCGCGCGGGCCCAGCCCTTCGACCAGGGTGACCAGGTCGGCCAGTGGCACCAGGCGGTCGCCTTCGACCGCGACCACCACGGTCGGCACGGCGACGGCGGCCGGATCGATGCGGTGCAGGTCGATGGATTCGGACAGGCGCAGGTAGGCGTTGACCTGGGTGCGCGCCACGTACTGCGCGCCGGCAGCATCCAGGTAGTCCTCGGCGGCGACGCGGACACGGCCGTTGATCACTTCCGGCGGCGCATTGAAGCGCTCGCCGAACTCTTCCGGGGTGCGGTAGCTGAGCATCGCGAACTGTCGCGCCAGCGACAGCCCATGGCTTTCGGCGCACTGCAGCTGGCCCAGCGCCACCGCGCGGCGCTGCAGCGCGCGCCACGCCGCGGCATACGGATGCGCGCGGTGCGCGCCGCTGACCGCGACCAGCTTGTCCAGGCGCTGCGGATGCCGCACCGCCAGCTGCAGGCCGACCAGCGCGCCGTAGGAATAGCCGACGAAACCGTGCAAGCGGTCGATGCCCAGCGCGTCGAGCAGCGCGGCGATCGCATCGGCCTGGTCGGCGCTGTCGATCGGCGCGTCCAGGCTGCCGTCGGCACCGACGAAGTCGAACGCCAGCAGCCGCCGCTGGCTCGGGTCCAGCGCACGGCCGGCAGCAACCAGGCCCTCGGCCCAGCCCTTCTC
This sequence is a window from Xanthomonas sp. CFBP 8443. Protein-coding genes within it:
- a CDS encoding O-succinylhomoserine (thiol)-lyase, with protein sequence MSTAHDNDLPCSAATAAVRAGIDRDTAYGAVTPPIVLSSNFSFDGFGNKRQYDYTRSGNPTRDLLGEALAELEGGAGGVITATGMGAINLVLNALLQPGDKLVVPHDAYGGSWRLFNALAKKGHFDLITADLTDPRSLAEALAQAPKLVLIETPSNPLLRITDLRFVIDAAHKAGALAVVDNTFLSPALQKPIAFGADVVIHSTTKYVNGHSDVVGGAVIAADAELHQQLVWWANALGLTGSPFDAFLTLRGLRTLDARLRVHQENAQAVVALLDGHAAVSQVYYPGLATHPGHAVAARQQQGFGAMISFELAGGEAEVRAFVDGLRYFTLAESLGGVESLVAHPASMTHAAMTAEARANAGIGDGLLRLSVGIESSADLVADLQAGLLRAQQASEAVARKRVDA
- a CDS encoding homoserine O-succinyltransferase, coding for MSLVNTPNRPLAVNAPFDRPAAAVAPAADGVLALRSEVAVALPLRHAGVQLLRLRYELTGPAQAPVVFVAGGISAHRHLAANASFPEKGWAEGLVAAGRALDPSQRRLLAFDFVGADGSLDAPIDSADQADAIAALLDALGIDRLHGFVGYSYGALVGLQLAVRHPQRLDKLVAVSGAHRAHPYAAAWRALQRRAVALGQLQCAESHGLSLARQFAMLSYRTPEEFGERFNAPPEVINGRVRVAAEDYLDAAGAQYVARTQVNAYLRLSESIDLHRIDPAAVAVPTVVVAVEGDRLVPLADLVTLVEGLGPRGSLRVLRSPYGHDAFLKETDRIDAILVTALRPTGATA